One Polynucleobacter sp. MG-5-Ahmo-C2 genomic window carries:
- a CDS encoding superinfection immunity protein, with protein sequence MRLLFAILITVLSLFYFLPFAIAFHRKRANTGAIFALNLFLGWSLIGWVVALVWALKDEKVI encoded by the coding sequence ATGCGCCTTCTGTTTGCCATTCTTATTACTGTTTTATCGCTCTTTTACTTCCTGCCTTTTGCCATCGCTTTCCATAGAAAGAGGGCTAATACTGGTGCGATTTTTGCACTAAATCTCTTTCTGGGCTGGTCCCTGATTGGATGGGTGGTAGCCTTGGTTTGGGCTCTCAAGGATGAGAAGGTTATCTAA